One genomic segment of Paenibacillus sp. FSL H8-0332 includes these proteins:
- a CDS encoding O-antigen ligase family protein: protein MMTLICASALALPLAIGFASANLSASNSLQGIILAGILFPALLLALLNTRMLIPYTLLIWAVAPELRRIADWYEGVYHSVSLLSLAPLLTGATLAIPVLREIHRIRKSSTRIMLLFSVALAYGALIGLAKNGIGSVYDLANYIVPLLLIPFFAVTPFKPKDIDRLLYAFANIAVLVAIYGIVQYLTVPPWDAFWMRNADMISIGTPYPLEIRVFSTLNSPGPAATFLVFALVPMILEKRWQGTLRWLGVLLVVVCLLTTLVRSAWLVLLVMLLVYIASSPSKGKWKTLLQLVFVAAALFWIVPKLPGAEGLVARMETLTSVQEDHSFNERLSLWTNMLPMVAGNPVGQGIGSVGQGTKLGNGGELGEYGNMDNGFIALLLTFGVLGALFFFGALGAVIKEIGVRVTRRNELQPYARLALAAWMGAVASLISDNGFPGLKGYLIWMLIGLGLSAKELTQSRKKGIPHAAVQRQITTR from the coding sequence ATGATGACCTTGATCTGCGCTTCGGCTCTGGCCCTGCCGCTTGCGATCGGCTTCGCCAGTGCGAATCTGAGCGCGTCGAACAGCCTGCAGGGCATCATTCTGGCAGGTATCCTCTTTCCGGCCTTGCTGCTGGCCCTGCTGAATACACGGATGCTTATTCCTTACACTTTGCTGATCTGGGCAGTTGCCCCGGAGCTGCGGCGGATTGCAGACTGGTACGAAGGCGTATATCACTCCGTCTCCCTGCTCAGTCTGGCCCCGCTGCTGACCGGAGCGACCTTAGCCATTCCCGTGCTGCGGGAAATTCACCGGATTCGCAAGTCCTCCACCCGGATCATGCTGCTGTTCTCCGTCGCACTGGCCTACGGCGCGTTGATTGGCCTGGCGAAGAACGGCATCGGCTCGGTCTACGATCTGGCGAATTACATCGTCCCGCTGCTGCTCATTCCCTTCTTCGCGGTCACGCCGTTTAAGCCGAAGGATATCGACCGGCTGCTGTACGCTTTTGCCAACATCGCCGTGCTGGTTGCGATCTACGGGATCGTGCAGTATCTGACCGTTCCCCCTTGGGACGCCTTCTGGATGCGGAATGCCGATATGATCTCAATCGGAACCCCGTATCCGCTGGAGATCCGGGTCTTCTCGACCCTGAACTCTCCGGGTCCGGCTGCAACCTTCCTGGTCTTCGCCCTGGTGCCGATGATTCTGGAGAAAAGATGGCAGGGTACGCTGCGCTGGCTCGGTGTTCTGCTCGTAGTGGTCTGCCTGCTGACTACGCTAGTCCGTTCTGCATGGCTGGTCCTGCTGGTGATGCTGCTGGTCTACATCGCTTCCTCTCCCTCCAAGGGCAAATGGAAGACGCTGCTCCAGCTCGTATTCGTAGCAGCCGCGCTGTTCTGGATTGTTCCCAAGCTGCCTGGAGCAGAGGGGCTGGTGGCCCGGATGGAGACCCTGACCTCCGTACAGGAGGATCATTCCTTCAATGAACGCCTCAGCCTCTGGACCAATATGCTGCCGATGGTGGCTGGCAATCCGGTAGGGCAGGGGATCGGCAGTGTAGGCCAGGGCACCAAGCTTGGCAACGGCGGAGAGCTGGGGGAATACGGGAATATGGATAACGGCTTCATCGCGCTGCTGCTGACCTTCGGCGTACTCGGTGCATTGTTCTTCTTCGGGGCACTCGGTGCGGTCATCAAGGAGATCGGCGTTAGAGTGACCCGCAGGAACGAACTTCAGCCTTACGCCAGGCTGGCGCTGGCGGCGTGGATGGGAGCTGTAGCCAGCCTGATATCGGATAACGGCTTTCCCGGTCTCAAGGGATATCTGATCTGGATGCTGATCGGACTTGGCCTCAGCGCCAAGGAGCTCACTCAAAGCAGAAAGAAGGGAATACCGCATGCAGCAGTCCAGCGCCAAATCACTACCCGCTAA
- a CDS encoding WecB/TagA/CpsF family glycosyltransferase → MNQVNMFDVNFDNYDFMDLLDYIDRTIQERSQSYILTCNVDHVIKLRKDKEFREVYSEAGAVVADGMPLIWASKMLGKPLKQKVSGADLFSQLGNAFEQRQYRLFFLGAAEGVAEQATKNLKAAFPGINVVGCYSPSYGFEHNEEENQRIIQMLTETQPDIVFVGVGAPKQEKWIYRHYTSYQAPVSIGVGATFDFLSGSVKRAPDFMQRTGMEWLWRLSQEPGRLWKRYLVDDAQFLVLLFKEMRKRGKVKNSSAD, encoded by the coding sequence ATGAACCAAGTGAATATGTTCGATGTCAATTTCGATAACTATGATTTCATGGACCTGCTTGATTACATAGACAGAACTATTCAGGAAAGGAGCCAATCCTACATCCTGACCTGCAATGTCGATCATGTGATCAAGCTCCGCAAGGACAAAGAGTTTCGGGAGGTCTATTCCGAAGCAGGGGCTGTTGTAGCCGATGGAATGCCGCTGATCTGGGCGTCCAAGATGCTCGGTAAACCGCTGAAGCAAAAGGTATCCGGGGCTGATCTGTTCAGCCAACTGGGTAACGCATTTGAACAAAGGCAATACCGGTTGTTCTTCCTGGGGGCCGCCGAGGGTGTGGCAGAGCAGGCAACGAAGAATCTGAAGGCCGCCTTCCCGGGCATTAACGTAGTGGGCTGTTACTCTCCTTCTTACGGCTTCGAGCACAACGAAGAAGAGAACCAGCGGATTATCCAGATGCTGACCGAGACCCAGCCGGATATTGTGTTCGTAGGCGTGGGAGCACCGAAGCAGGAGAAGTGGATCTACCGTCACTATACCTCCTACCAGGCGCCGGTCTCCATCGGCGTAGGGGCCACCTTCGACTTCCTGTCCGGCTCGGTGAAGCGGGCACCGGATTTCATGCAGAGAACCGGCATGGAGTGGCTCTGGAGACTTAGCCAGGAGCCGGGCCGGTTATGGAAAAGATACCTTGTCGACGATGCCCAGTTCCTGGTGCTGCTATTCAAGGAGATGCGCAAACGGGGCAAGGTGAAGAACAGCAGTGCCGATTGA
- a CDS encoding glycosyltransferase family 2 protein yields MFVHGDVPEISIIICTYNRSALLVKTLHSLLPLENLHQAEIIVVDNQSTDDTAAAIKGFIGTYGDDMDIRYLLEPVQGLSAARNTGILASKSQLIAFLDDDAIPCRTWITTIVSTFAARPEVMAMGGKIAPIFESKRPDWLIKPFELPYTIVDLGGRIREYPKRLHPCGANMAMRKPVFDISLFPLELGRKGDSLLSGEETWLFSQLQQEGHSILYHPEMAVDHFVPANRLTEDWIMKRYYSQGISNAMKSEGMKGHLLLLGKTGAKVIYILADSVLSRSKGRRLLNKCRLESIRGTLHMIWNRKRESAAG; encoded by the coding sequence ATGTTTGTACACGGAGATGTACCTGAGATTTCCATTATCATTTGCACCTATAACCGGTCAGCTCTGCTGGTCAAGACGCTGCACTCGCTGCTGCCGCTGGAGAATTTGCACCAGGCCGAAATCATCGTGGTGGATAATCAGTCTACGGATGATACGGCGGCCGCTATCAAGGGGTTCATCGGGACCTATGGTGATGATATGGATATCCGTTATTTGCTGGAGCCGGTTCAAGGGCTGTCAGCAGCCCGCAACACGGGCATTCTGGCTTCTAAATCGCAGCTCATTGCTTTCTTGGATGATGATGCGATTCCTTGCCGGACCTGGATTACGACGATTGTCAGCACATTTGCGGCTAGGCCGGAAGTGATGGCTATGGGCGGCAAAATCGCTCCGATCTTCGAGAGCAAACGCCCGGATTGGCTGATTAAGCCGTTCGAGCTTCCTTACACGATTGTTGATCTGGGGGGCCGGATCAGAGAGTATCCGAAGCGGCTTCATCCCTGCGGTGCCAACATGGCGATGCGCAAGCCGGTGTTCGATATCAGCCTGTTCCCGCTGGAGCTGGGCCGCAAGGGCGACTCGCTGCTCTCGGGTGAAGAGACCTGGCTGTTCAGCCAGCTCCAGCAGGAGGGACATTCCATTCTCTATCATCCGGAGATGGCTGTGGATCATTTCGTTCCGGCGAACCGGCTGACAGAGGACTGGATCATGAAGCGGTATTACAGCCAAGGCATATCGAACGCTATGAAAAGTGAAGGAATGAAGGGCCACCTGCTGCTCCTGGGCAAGACGGGGGCCAAAGTGATCTACATCCTGGCAGATTCTGTTCTCTCCCGCAGTAAGGGAAGAAGGCTGCTGAATAAGTGCCGGCTCGAGAGTATTCGCGGAACTCTCCATATGATCTGGAACCGGAAGAGGGAATCCGCAGCGGGGTGA
- a CDS encoding glycosyltransferase family 4 protein, which translates to MIKVAYIDHTAKWSGGEVALFNILTNIGEQIEPLVILAEEGALAERLREKGIDVRIIPLDESIRSRGRNAVNLGAPAAAMKLLAYGRKLAPLLKEEKVDCVHTNSLKSAFYGAVAAKKAGVPLIWHIRDHIGAPYLKPVVAKAIRLLSRLLPNGVIANSHSTLNALELPRSKKTLVVYSAFAKAIGEGIGKRDQKDFNVLLVGRLAHWKGQHIVLEAAKTFKHDSRVKFWLAGDALFGEEEYKQGLIQQMQQGDITNVSLLGHVDDIQGLMNKADLLIHTSITPEPFGQVIVEGMAAGLPVIASNEGGPVEIVVPGETGLLIQPGDATVLADSITWMLNHPEERRRMADNGMRRVKEHFVIENTVKDIVAYYKGLLAVT; encoded by the coding sequence ATGATCAAAGTCGCTTATATTGATCACACCGCCAAATGGAGCGGGGGAGAGGTCGCCTTGTTCAACATTCTCACCAATATCGGTGAGCAGATTGAACCGCTGGTTATCCTCGCAGAGGAAGGCGCGCTTGCTGAACGTCTGCGGGAGAAGGGCATAGACGTCCGTATCATCCCGCTGGATGAGAGCATCCGCAGCCGTGGCCGCAATGCCGTGAACCTCGGGGCTCCGGCGGCTGCGATGAAGCTGCTGGCGTATGGCCGCAAGCTGGCTCCGCTGCTGAAGGAAGAGAAGGTGGATTGTGTGCATACCAATTCCCTGAAATCAGCCTTTTACGGAGCCGTCGCTGCCAAAAAAGCAGGCGTGCCGCTGATCTGGCACATCCGCGATCACATCGGAGCACCTTATCTGAAGCCGGTTGTCGCCAAGGCGATCCGGCTGCTGTCACGCCTGCTGCCGAACGGGGTCATTGCCAATTCCCACTCCACGCTGAATGCGCTGGAGCTGCCGCGCTCGAAGAAGACACTGGTCGTCTACTCGGCCTTCGCCAAAGCCATCGGTGAAGGCATCGGTAAGCGGGACCAGAAGGACTTCAACGTCCTGCTGGTCGGACGGCTCGCCCACTGGAAGGGCCAGCATATTGTGCTGGAAGCCGCGAAGACCTTCAAGCATGACAGCCGCGTGAAGTTCTGGCTGGCCGGGGACGCGCTGTTCGGCGAAGAGGAATACAAACAGGGATTAATTCAGCAGATGCAGCAAGGGGACATCACCAATGTCAGCCTGCTGGGTCATGTGGATGATATACAAGGACTCATGAATAAAGCGGATTTACTGATTCATACGTCGATCACCCCTGAGCCGTTCGGCCAGGTTATCGTCGAAGGTATGGCGGCCGGACTGCCGGTGATCGCCTCCAATGAAGGCGGACCGGTGGAGATTGTGGTTCCTGGTGAGACGGGACTGCTGATCCAGCCTGGAGATGCTACTGTACTTGCAGATTCCATCACCTGGATGCTGAACCATCCCGAAGAGCGTAGACGCATGGCGGACAATGGAATGAGACGGGTGAAAGAGCATTTTGTCATCGAGAACACGGTCAAGGACATCGTCGCTTACTACAAAGGTCTGCTGGCTGTCACCTGA
- a CDS encoding sugar transferase, with translation MSMQKLPEDYEAVLPKLYMLHSGEESKGMESYLVLKRIIDILFSALGLLFLLPLFAVVAVLIKLEDPKGKVFFRQDRVGKDEKLFPMYKFRSMVSNAEELKANLMAYNEVSGAMFKIKNDPRITRIGRFLRKTSIDELPQLWNVLMGHMSLVGPRPPLVEEVEQYTDYDKQRLMVTPGCTGYWQVNARNSVGFDEMVQLDLTYIHMRSTMLDLKIIVKTGLMLLGSKNAY, from the coding sequence ATGAGCATGCAAAAACTGCCGGAAGACTATGAGGCCGTCCTGCCGAAACTTTACATGCTGCATTCGGGTGAAGAAAGCAAGGGAATGGAATCCTATCTGGTCTTGAAGCGGATCATCGACATCTTGTTCTCCGCCCTGGGTCTGCTGTTCCTGCTTCCGCTGTTCGCAGTGGTGGCTGTCCTGATTAAGCTGGAAGATCCGAAGGGCAAGGTGTTCTTCCGCCAGGATCGGGTCGGCAAGGACGAGAAGCTGTTCCCCATGTACAAGTTCAGATCCATGGTGTCTAATGCCGAGGAGCTTAAGGCCAATCTCATGGCCTACAACGAAGTAAGCGGCGCGATGTTCAAGATTAAGAATGATCCCCGCATTACGCGGATTGGAAGATTCCTGCGCAAGACCAGTATTGATGAACTGCCACAGCTCTGGAACGTGCTGATGGGGCATATGAGTCTGGTGGGTCCCCGTCCTCCGCTCGTTGAAGAGGTGGAGCAGTATACGGATTACGACAAGCAGCGGCTGATGGTTACACCCGGCTGCACCGGCTACTGGCAGGTGAACGCCAGAAACAGTGTCGGCTTTGATGAGATGGTTCAGCTGGATCTGACATACATCCATATGCGCAGCACAATGCTGGATCTGAAGATTATCGTCAAGACTGGCCTGATGCTGCTCGGTTCCAAAAATGCGTATTAA
- a CDS encoding glycosyltransferase family 4 protein, translating into MSYNDGLNIMTTGLSWPSLQPGGLNTYFKSVCEQLSSRNQVHALICSQETPETAKELIIHNAGDPKETIWKRKDAFQRKAASLMGDGSGRIDILYTHFAPYGIGPAIEAKKRGIPVVMTFHGPWNEEMKIEGQGIKHKVKTTIAKSIEHKAYKLADRFIVLSDYFRNMLHELHGVPLHKITVIPGAANVERFMPATNRLAIRRTLNLPEGATTVLTVRRLMNRMGLLQLLEAWKQVSERFPNAILLIGGKGPLRGELEEKIADYGLGNKVRLLGYIPDHELASYYQAADMFVVPSQALEGFGLITVEALASGLPVMATPVGGNKEILQGFRPELLFKSAASEDMAEGMIHMLSNRKLLPGRDECRNHVLEKYTWQHVGDQVESVFLETLGKGVSVG; encoded by the coding sequence ATGTCGTACAATGACGGACTCAACATTATGACGACCGGCCTCAGCTGGCCCTCGTTACAGCCCGGAGGACTGAACACCTATTTCAAATCCGTGTGTGAGCAGCTGTCCTCACGGAATCAGGTGCATGCCCTGATCTGCAGCCAGGAGACGCCGGAGACCGCGAAGGAACTGATCATCCATAATGCCGGAGACCCGAAGGAGACGATCTGGAAGCGCAAGGATGCCTTTCAGCGCAAGGCGGCGTCCCTGATGGGGGATGGCAGCGGGAGGATTGATATCCTCTACACCCACTTCGCACCTTACGGCATCGGGCCTGCGATAGAAGCGAAGAAACGGGGAATTCCGGTGGTGATGACCTTCCACGGGCCCTGGAACGAAGAGATGAAGATTGAAGGTCAAGGCATCAAGCATAAGGTCAAGACAACGATTGCCAAATCGATAGAACATAAGGCTTACAAGCTGGCGGACAGATTCATTGTCCTCAGCGATTACTTCCGTAATATGCTGCACGAGCTGCACGGCGTACCGCTGCACAAGATTACCGTCATTCCGGGAGCGGCCAACGTGGAGCGGTTCATGCCGGCCACGAACCGGCTGGCGATCCGCCGGACGCTGAATCTGCCGGAAGGCGCAACCACGGTCCTGACGGTCCGGCGGCTGATGAACCGGATGGGGCTGCTGCAGCTGCTTGAAGCCTGGAAGCAGGTGAGCGAGCGGTTCCCGAACGCGATTCTGCTGATCGGGGGCAAGGGCCCGCTGCGCGGGGAGCTGGAAGAGAAAATAGCCGATTACGGGCTGGGCAACAAGGTCCGGCTGCTTGGCTACATTCCCGATCATGAGCTGGCTTCTTATTATCAGGCAGCGGATATGTTCGTCGTTCCTTCCCAGGCGCTGGAAGGCTTCGGCCTGATCACCGTTGAGGCTCTGGCCTCGGGGCTGCCGGTAATGGCGACTCCGGTCGGCGGCAACAAGGAGATTCTCCAGGGCTTCCGTCCGGAGCTGCTGTTCAAGAGTGCCGCCAGCGAAGATATGGCGGAAGGCATGATTCATATGCTGAGCAACCGCAAGCTGCTGCCCGGCCGGGATGAATGCCGGAATCATGTGCTGGAGAAGTACACCTGGCAGCATGTAGGCGATCAAGTGGAATCTGTGTTCCTCGAAACTTTGGGAAAGGGTGTGAGCGTAGGATGA
- a CDS encoding glycosyltransferase family 2 protein, whose product MDSVTSVLGGRGSYPISAVIIAQDDEVRITKAIQSCRLFADEVVVIDGGSKDGTVGLSESLGCRVYVNPWPGYAKQREFGVERAIHDWVFLIDTDEVVSEELARDILERKPGLTDATVAFSLYRIGDFLGKWLDKGEYLVRLYNRKEYGIRNSLVHEMPEVSEERTVKLNGTLWHQGFRSINDHVARFNKYTDLEAESAFASGKPFKLSHLLLRPPARFLQKYFLHGLFKKGISGFAVSVFWVMYEFMVGFKHYELHSAGRLARHNEAGQAEKENKGERSYVVQ is encoded by the coding sequence ATGGATTCAGTAACAAGCGTGCTTGGCGGCCGGGGCAGCTACCCGATCTCGGCAGTCATCATCGCCCAGGACGACGAAGTTCGAATCACCAAAGCCATTCAGTCCTGCCGGTTATTCGCCGATGAGGTGGTCGTAATCGACGGAGGAAGCAAAGACGGGACCGTAGGGCTATCCGAGAGCCTGGGATGCCGGGTGTATGTCAACCCCTGGCCCGGATATGCGAAGCAAAGGGAATTCGGAGTGGAACGTGCCATCCATGATTGGGTCTTCCTGATTGATACCGACGAAGTGGTCAGCGAGGAGCTGGCCCGGGATATCCTGGAGCGCAAGCCGGGACTGACCGATGCTACGGTGGCGTTCTCGCTGTACCGGATTGGTGATTTTCTCGGCAAATGGCTGGATAAAGGCGAATATCTGGTGCGGCTGTATAACCGCAAGGAATACGGTATCCGCAATTCTCTGGTCCATGAGATGCCCGAGGTGTCCGAGGAACGGACGGTGAAGCTGAACGGAACGCTGTGGCATCAAGGCTTCCGCAGCATCAACGATCATGTCGCCCGGTTCAACAAATACACCGATCTGGAAGCAGAGAGTGCGTTCGCCAGCGGCAAGCCGTTTAAGCTGAGTCATCTGCTGCTGCGTCCGCCGGCACGGTTCCTGCAGAAGTATTTCCTGCATGGCCTGTTCAAGAAAGGCATCTCGGGCTTTGCGGTATCCGTCTTCTGGGTGATGTATGAATTCATGGTCGGCTTCAAGCATTACGAATTGCACAGCGCAGGAAGGCTGGCCCGGCATAACGAAGCGGGCCAGGCCGAGAAGGAGAACAAGGGGGAGAGAAGCTATGTCGTACAATGA
- a CDS encoding oligosaccharide flippase family protein gives MQQSSAKSLPANRVWSTFRRFTKSKDNSSAAVKTMFVSVLILLVNMLTGVLTARYLGPTGRGEQTAMVNWSQFLAFSMSFGIPSALIYNAKKNPQEAGVLYRIALLIGLVFGTIAMTVGILVLPYWLGSFSHEVVVFAQWSMILCPLIVISQINNAAFQFRGDYKTFNWMRYLVPLLTLGAIGILILSGYMNPYTTALAYLVPSVPLFIGMTILLLRTYKVKLRDSYRNFKRLFTYGLGSYGNDLLGQFSVYIDQIIIAGLLRPADLGLYAVAVSLSRMVNFFANSITVVLFPKASEMAKDEAVALTFKAFRISTTCTLLGAVFLMVVAPFVIPLLYGKDFNTALTVFRLLLLEVTISGGTLILAQVFMALGKPKFVSILQGVGLILVIPLLFLLVPKFGLFGAGVAMLSSSVLRFLFIILNIKYNLKVKLPRLLINAQDLQWMKTTMNSYIRKKPMDV, from the coding sequence ATGCAGCAGTCCAGCGCCAAATCACTACCCGCTAACCGGGTATGGTCCACCTTCCGGAGATTCACGAAGAGTAAGGACAATAGCTCGGCTGCTGTCAAAACGATGTTCGTCAGTGTGCTGATCCTGCTGGTCAATATGCTGACCGGCGTACTGACCGCCCGTTATCTCGGCCCGACCGGCCGGGGGGAGCAGACAGCGATGGTGAACTGGTCGCAGTTCCTGGCCTTCAGCATGAGCTTCGGCATTCCCTCGGCGCTGATCTACAATGCCAAGAAAAATCCGCAGGAAGCGGGAGTGCTGTACCGGATCGCGCTGCTGATCGGCCTTGTGTTCGGAACCATCGCCATGACGGTCGGGATACTCGTGCTGCCTTATTGGCTGGGGTCCTTCAGTCATGAGGTAGTGGTCTTCGCCCAGTGGTCCATGATCCTCTGCCCGCTGATTGTTATCTCGCAGATTAACAATGCGGCCTTCCAGTTCAGAGGGGATTACAAGACCTTCAACTGGATGCGGTATCTGGTGCCGCTGCTGACACTGGGGGCCATCGGCATTCTGATCCTGAGCGGCTACATGAATCCTTATACGACCGCACTGGCCTATCTGGTTCCGTCAGTTCCACTGTTCATCGGAATGACCATCCTGCTGCTGCGGACCTACAAGGTCAAGCTCCGGGATTCCTACCGCAATTTCAAAAGATTGTTCACCTACGGCCTGGGCTCCTACGGTAATGATCTGCTCGGCCAGTTCTCAGTATACATAGACCAGATCATCATCGCCGGACTGCTTAGACCGGCGGATCTGGGGCTCTATGCGGTAGCGGTTAGCCTGTCGCGTATGGTGAACTTCTTCGCGAATTCGATCACGGTGGTGCTCTTCCCGAAGGCCTCCGAGATGGCGAAGGACGAAGCGGTTGCCCTCACCTTCAAGGCTTTCCGGATCAGTACTACCTGTACTTTGCTTGGCGCAGTATTCCTGATGGTGGTAGCGCCGTTTGTCATCCCGCTGCTCTACGGCAAGGATTTCAACACCGCGCTCACCGTGTTCCGCCTGCTGCTGCTGGAAGTAACCATCAGCGGCGGGACGCTGATTCTGGCACAGGTGTTCATGGCACTGGGCAAGCCGAAGTTCGTATCCATCCTTCAGGGGGTCGGCCTGATCCTGGTGATTCCGCTGCTGTTCCTGCTGGTGCCGAAGTTCGGATTGTTCGGAGCCGGGGTGGCTATGCTCTCCTCCTCCGTGCTGCGTTTCCTGTTCATTATTCTTAATATCAAGTACAACCTGAAGGTTAAGCTTCCACGGCTGCTCATTAACGCCCAGGACCTTCAGTGGATGAAGACGACGATGAATTCGTATATTCGCAAGAAACCTATGGATGTGTAG
- a CDS encoding O-antigen ligase family protein, whose product MTNFEWGAKINSLPYGMLYLVTALFLGTAVIFQPVIAVAAVFFILLLVASLSRPELISYFVLLTTAVSINFLYSGSMFGIEILSLYKLVILMLLVPCILVNGLKFKLSPPLWAMLALILLTFSFSIWLPEMSTSIAVKAFIGLSLPFVLLLINWKKEVAEKQIRIITLLPLVSMLLGVVLQAANIHSLVAVEFTGAVRVQGANIPPHLAMLAFMGVAIAFIEIKRSPLYTRFNYIMLGLNFFILVITGTRGPILALVLMVLYYFYDISRAFLKGKKKFLIPLLCSLLVITSAVYMQMDNIKKRSFERTTETGIDLSGRAEAWEYFLNKAADSPYAGRGLGAVTVANDGTLYGGFVVPHNEYIRFYYDGGYIGAILLLLSLLAVFLMVYRVLLPAVKPYYLLFIAAFLIYSFTDNTLSTVQFIIPFCWYLNCLYRSSQLADSPQKEVIR is encoded by the coding sequence ATGACCAATTTTGAGTGGGGCGCCAAAATAAATAGTCTGCCATACGGAATGCTCTATCTCGTAACTGCACTGTTCCTGGGAACAGCCGTCATCTTCCAGCCGGTCATCGCAGTAGCGGCCGTATTCTTCATTCTGCTGCTGGTTGCCTCCCTATCACGCCCAGAGCTGATCAGCTATTTCGTTCTGCTGACTACGGCAGTCTCGATTAACTTTTTGTACAGCGGGAGTATGTTCGGTATTGAGATCCTGTCGCTCTACAAGCTGGTTATTCTGATGCTGCTCGTACCGTGTATCCTGGTCAATGGCCTGAAGTTCAAGCTCAGCCCTCCCTTATGGGCGATGCTGGCCCTGATCCTGCTCACCTTCAGCTTCTCCATCTGGCTGCCGGAGATGAGCACATCCATTGCGGTCAAAGCCTTCATCGGGCTATCCCTGCCCTTTGTACTGCTTCTGATTAACTGGAAGAAGGAAGTCGCCGAGAAGCAGATCCGGATCATTACCCTGCTGCCTCTGGTCAGCATGTTGCTGGGAGTGGTGCTGCAGGCTGCGAATATACATTCACTGGTAGCCGTTGAGTTCACAGGCGCGGTGCGGGTGCAGGGGGCGAACATTCCGCCTCACCTGGCGATGCTGGCCTTCATGGGAGTAGCGATCGCGTTCATTGAGATCAAGCGCAGTCCGCTGTATACGCGGTTCAATTACATCATGCTGGGGCTGAATTTCTTCATTTTGGTAATTACAGGCACGCGCGGGCCGATTCTTGCCCTGGTGCTGATGGTACTCTATTATTTCTACGATATCTCCCGCGCCTTCCTAAAGGGCAAGAAGAAATTTCTGATCCCGCTGCTGTGTTCGCTGCTGGTCATTACCTCGGCCGTATACATGCAGATGGACAACATCAAGAAGCGCTCCTTTGAACGGACGACCGAGACCGGGATAGACCTGTCGGGACGGGCGGAGGCCTGGGAGTACTTTTTGAACAAAGCCGCGGATTCACCTTATGCCGGGCGGGGGCTTGGAGCGGTAACGGTGGCGAATGACGGTACGCTGTACGGCGGGTTTGTCGTTCCGCACAATGAGTATATCCGCTTCTACTACGACGGAGGATACATCGGTGCCATTCTGCTGCTGCTGTCCTTGCTCGCTGTGTTTCTTATGGTGTACAGGGTGCTTTTACCAGCGGTGAAACCTTATTATCTGCTCTTTATTGCAGCTTTTCTGATCTACTCTTTCACGGATAACACGCTGTCGACGGTCCAATTCATCATTCCGTTCTGTTGGTACCTGAACTGCCTGTACCGATCTTCACAGCTGGCCGATTCCCCACAAAAAGAAGTGATACGATGA